The following proteins come from a genomic window of Campylobacter concisus:
- a CDS encoding diadenosine tetraphosphate hydrolase, whose protein sequence is MLTKKSNKELINCFKDYIDIADASYAMLHNVFENERNGLDELYDK, encoded by the coding sequence CTAAAAAATCAAATAAAGAGCTAATAAATTGCTTTAAAGACTATATTGATATAGCTGATGCAAGTTATGCAATGCTTCATAATGTATTTGAGAATGAAAGAAATGGACTTGATGAGCTTTATGATAAATAA